Below is a genomic region from Streptomyces ferrugineus.
ATCATCGCGCAGGCCGAGCTCCAGCAGGACCAGATCGACACCAAGGCCGCCGCGGCCGCCGTCGCCGCCGCCGAGAAGGAAGCCGCCGCCGCGGCCGCCAAGGCGGAGAAGGAGGCCGAGGCCAAGGCCGCCGCCGCGAAGGCCGCCGCCGAGGAGGAGGCCCGCAAGAAGGCCGAGGCCGAGCGCCTCGCCGAGCTGGCCAAGCAGTACACGCTGCCGACCTCCTCGTACACCATCACCTCGACCTTCGGGCAGGCCGGCGCCTACTGGTCCTCCGGCTACCACACGGGCCTGGACTTCGCCGCCCCCACGGGCACGCTGATCAAGGCGATCCACTCCGGCACGATCACCTTCGCCGGCTGGGACGGCTCGTACGGCTACAAGACCGTGCTCACCCTGGACGACGGCACCGAGCTGTGGTTCGCGCACCAGTCGTCGATCAGCGTCAGCGTGGGCCAGAAGGTCAACACCGGCGACGTCATCGGCCGCGTGGGCGCGACGGGCAACGTCACCGGCGCCCATCTGCACCTCGAGGTGCACCCCGACGGCAGCTCGAACGGCATCGACCCGATGGCGTGGCTGCGGGGCAAGGGCCTCACCCCCTGACACACCCCTCGACGGGCATCGACTTCCGATCCCCGGTGGTCCTGGCGGCGACCCCCCGACGTCAGGACTGCCGGTTTCGGCGTGTGCGGAATACCGGCTTCTGACACGAGGGTTGGCGAAGAACATGACTTCTCTTCGCAAGCTCGGCTCCTCCGACCTCGAGGTCCACCCGCTCTGCCTCGGCGGCAACGTCTTCGGCTGGACCGCCGACGAGGACCGGTCCTTCGCCGTCCTCGACGCCTACACCGCGGCGGGCGGCAACTTCGTCGACACCGCCGACTCCTACTCGGCGTGGGTCGAGGGCAACGTGGGCGGCGAGTCCGAGACCATCATCGGGAAGTGGCTCAAGGCGCGCGGCAACCGCTCCGACGTCGTGATCGCCACGAAGGTCAGCCAGCACCCCGACTTCCAGGGCCTGACCGCGGCCAACATCAAGGCTGCCGCGGAGGCCTCCCTGCGCCGCCTCGGCACCGATCACATCGACCTCTACTACACCCACTTCGACAAGCCGGACGTGCCGGTCGAGGAGATCATCGGCGCGCTGGACGAGCTGGTGGAGGCGGGCAAGGTGCGGCACATCGCCGCGTCCAACATCTCCGCCGAGCGCCTGGCGGCCTCCCTCGCCTTCTCCGACCGTGAGGGCCTCGCCCGGTACGTCGCCCTCCAGCCCCACTACAACCTGGTCTCCCGCGACACCTACGAAGGCTCCCTGCAGAACCTCGCCGAGCGCGAGGGCCTGGCGGCGGTCCCGTACTACGCCCTGGCGTCCGGCTTCCTCACGGGCAAGTACCGCACCGGTACGACGGTGGACAGCCCGCGCGCCCGGGGCGCCGCCAAGCACGCGCAGACGGAGCGGGGCCGACGGGTGCTGGCCGCGCTGGAGGAGGTGGCCCGGTCCCACCGGGCCCCGGTGGCCACGGTGGCCCTGGGCTGGCTCGCGTCCCGGCCCACGGTCGCGGCGCCCATCGCGTCGGCCCGCACGCCGGAACAGCTGCCGGCGCTGCTGGGAGTGGCGGAGCTGACGCTGACGGACGAGGACCTGGAGCGGCTGACGACGGCGTCGGCCTGACCTCGACGGGCGGTCCGGCGGTGCCGGACCGCCCGGAACCCGTGGTCCCTACGACCGGTACGGGTTGTACACGGGGTACGGCGCCGTCGGCTGGGAGCCGTGCCCGTAGGGCTGCCAGGTGGCGGGCGGCTGCCAGTGGGCGGGCGGCGCGTACCCGTACGCCGCCCAAGCCCGCGCGGCCACCGCGTGCTGCAGGGCCGGCCGCGCGGACTCCCGGCGCCCCCACAGCTCGTGCAGCAACTCCCGTTCCCGTACGACGAAGTCCGCGCCGGCCCGCCCACGGCGCCCCCGGTGCCGCAGGAACGCCAGCGACGTGGCGTACGCCTCGTACTGCGCCACGGCCCGTGCCGCATCGCGCCCGCCACGCTGTCGCGCGTACTGCCGGGCCACCCGCCGGTCCCGCATCGAGCCCAGCGCGAACGGTTCGCCCGGCGCCAGCCACCCGGCGGCGACATACGCCGGCAGTTCCTCGCGCACGGTCCTCAGCTCGCGCTGCCGGGTCCAGATCACCAGCCAGGTCAGCAGCCCGAACGCGGGCACCATGAAGGCCGCGTACACGGCGAAGAACCCGTACTCGCCGAAGGCGGAGGAGCCGTTCCACATGGCGTGCATGCCCATGGCGAGCAGCAGCCCGAGCAGGGGCAGCAGCACACGCCGCACGTGCTGCCGGTCGCCGGACAGGGCGGCGATGCCGAATCCGATGCCGGTCAGGACGGTGAAGAGCGGGTGCGCGAAGGGCGACATGATCACGCGGACGAAGAAGGTCGCCGCCGTGACGGAGGCGATGCCGCTGTCGCCGGAGAGCTGGTCGGTGCCGAAGGCGGTGCCGAGGTAGAGGATGTTCTCGGTGAAGGCGAAACCGGTGGCGGTGACGCCCGCTATCACCACGCCGTCGACGATCCCGGTGAAGTCCCGCCGTCGGAAGAGGAACACGAGCAGGACGGCCGCGGCCTTCGCCATCTCCTCCACGACGGGCGCTATGACGGTCGCGCCGAGGGTGTCCGCATGCGACGGATCGGCCGTCGCGGTCGCTATCCATCTGGTCGCGAAGCTGTTGGCGACGATCGCTATCAGCGCCGCCGCGCAGGCACCCCACGCGAAGGAGAACAGCAGATTGCGCCACGGGCCCGGCTCGACCCGGTCCAGCCAGCGGAACGCGGCGACGAGCAGCGGCACGGGCAGCACCGCGAGCCCGAGCCCGACCAGGAACCCCTCGGTGCCGGTCTGCTCACGCACCAGGGCGAGGATGACCAGCCCGGAGAGCGCGAGCAGGGTGCTGAGCGCGCCGTACCGCACCCACCGCTTCTGCCACCAGTGCGCGTGCCGCAGTGCGCCGCCGGTGGGACCGGTGGGCTGCGTCGGGTACGGGGGGCAGGTGGCCACGGCATTGACCCTAACGAGGCAGGGGCGCCGCCCGCAGCAGCGCGAGGGGAGGGCACGGGCGCCGATGGGGGTTTGCTGTCTGGAACGGTGCGTATCGGTGTGTATCGGATGTGTATCGGGTGTCTGTCGGTGCTGTGTCTATCGGTGCTGATAGCTGCTGATCGCTGCTGTTCTTCGCGATGTTCTGTCCGCTGCTCCTACCGCTGTACGCGGCGGAAGAGCAGGTCGTTCACCACATGACCCTTGTCCAGTCCCTGGCCCTCGAAACGGGTCAGCGGCCGGAACCGCGGACGGGGCGCGAAACCGCCGTCGGCCTGGGTGTTCTCGAAGCCGGGGTGCGCGGTCAGCACTTCGAGCATCTGTTCGGCATACGGCTCCCAGTCGGTGGCGCAGTGCACCAGGGCGCCGGGCTTCAGCCGGGTCGCGGCCAGGCTGAGGAACTCGGGCTGGATGAGTCGGCGCTTGTGGTGGCGCTTCTTGGGCCAGGGGTCGGGGAAGTAGACGCGCAGCCCGTCGAGGGAGTCG
It encodes:
- a CDS encoding M23 family metallopeptidase, coding for MASNRPATQAPFVPSQRSTDTFGYDRYRTDEGPFEEWNPTAESIRPARGRHRVGKQRGGGLARSSTVLGVGVIAAVGAGGMASAQSGKPPVAITIPDLPLISDDDAAPAEDAGTALSTVGEATEETTQGTSDAGEALRSRIIAQAELQQDQIDTKAAAAAVAAAEKEAAAAAAKAEKEAEAKAAAAKAAAEEEARKKAEAERLAELAKQYTLPTSSYTITSTFGQAGAYWSSGYHTGLDFAAPTGTLIKAIHSGTITFAGWDGSYGYKTVLTLDDGTELWFAHQSSISVSVGQKVNTGDVIGRVGATGNVTGAHLHLEVHPDGSSNGIDPMAWLRGKGLTP
- a CDS encoding PrsW family intramembrane metalloprotease; its protein translation is MATCPPYPTQPTGPTGGALRHAHWWQKRWVRYGALSTLLALSGLVILALVREQTGTEGFLVGLGLAVLPVPLLVAAFRWLDRVEPGPWRNLLFSFAWGACAAALIAIVANSFATRWIATATADPSHADTLGATVIAPVVEEMAKAAAVLLVFLFRRRDFTGIVDGVVIAGVTATGFAFTENILYLGTAFGTDQLSGDSGIASVTAATFFVRVIMSPFAHPLFTVLTGIGFGIAALSGDRQHVRRVLLPLLGLLLAMGMHAMWNGSSAFGEYGFFAVYAAFMVPAFGLLTWLVIWTRQRELRTVREELPAYVAAGWLAPGEPFALGSMRDRRVARQYARQRGGRDAARAVAQYEAYATSLAFLRHRGRRGRAGADFVVRERELLHELWGRRESARPALQHAVAARAWAAYGYAPPAHWQPPATWQPYGHGSQPTAPYPVYNPYRS
- a CDS encoding aldo/keto reductase, with amino-acid sequence MTSLRKLGSSDLEVHPLCLGGNVFGWTADEDRSFAVLDAYTAAGGNFVDTADSYSAWVEGNVGGESETIIGKWLKARGNRSDVVIATKVSQHPDFQGLTAANIKAAAEASLRRLGTDHIDLYYTHFDKPDVPVEEIIGALDELVEAGKVRHIAASNISAERLAASLAFSDREGLARYVALQPHYNLVSRDTYEGSLQNLAEREGLAAVPYYALASGFLTGKYRTGTTVDSPRARGAAKHAQTERGRRVLAALEEVARSHRAPVATVALGWLASRPTVAAPIASARTPEQLPALLGVAELTLTDEDLERLTTASA